A single window of Carassius auratus strain Wakin chromosome 9, ASM336829v1, whole genome shotgun sequence DNA harbors:
- the LOC113108925 gene encoding ras-related protein Rab-20-like isoform X2, which translates to MCWNSENNGLSPSKSGSKPHICGREQFHGLGSMYCRGAAAVILTYDVTNWQSLVELENRFLSLTDTANSDCIFAIVGNKADLTDTHAQEPDTESARGDEPQPVVTCPTPPATPLQHKQVSREDAMALYGRVLRYKGLEEKACLPAEKMCFETSAKTGYNVDALFETLFELVLPSILKKRSEGESATVDLEMPMEAKRTKAGCCA; encoded by the exons ATGTGCTGGAATTCAGAAAATAATGGACTGAGCCCCTCAAAGTCCGGATCTAAACCCCATATTTGTG GTCGAGAGCAGTTTCATGGCCTGGGCTCCATGTACTGCCGTGGCGCGGCTGCAGTTATCCTCACCTATGACGTTACCAACTGGCAAAGCCTGGTTGAGCTGGAAAACCGCTTCCTGTCCCTGACTGACACTGCCAACTCTGACTGCATATTTGCCATTGTGGGTAACAAAGCAGACCTTACCGACACTCACGCTCAAGAGCCAGACACAGAGAGCGCGCGAGGAGACGAACCCCAGCCTGTGGTCACATGTCCGACTCCTCCCGCCACTCCGCTTCAGCACAAACAGGTCAGCAGAGAGGACGCCATGGCCCTGTACGGCCGCGTGCTTCGCTACAAAGGCCTGGAGGAGAAGGCCTGTCTGCCGGCAGAGAAGATGTGCTTTGAGACAAGCGCTAAAACGGGTTACAATGTGGACGCTTTGTTTGAAACCCTCTTTGAACTGGTTCTGCCCTCCATCCTGAAGAAAAGGAGCGAGGGAGAGAGCGCCACTGTGGACCTGGAGATGCCAATGGAGGCAAAAAGGACTAAAGCAGGATGTTGTGCTTAG